A segment of the Ornithodoros turicata isolate Travis unplaced genomic scaffold, ASM3712646v1 ctg00001028.1, whole genome shotgun sequence genome:
TCCTTCCGGCTCACTATGTGTCCCCACGCCTGCTCTCTGTCCGTTCCGGCTTGTCCAACCGCGGCTACGAGCTCCTGCGTGGTAACGACGTCCTCCAGGGGCAGAGGTGCTCGAGACAGCGCATCTGCCACTTTGTTAGAGGTCCCCCTCCGATATTCGATCGAGAAGTCGTACCGTTGCAACGTCAGACTCCAACGTGAAAGTCTTCCGGCGGGATTTTTCAATCTACTCAGCCAGGCgagtgcctgatggtcagtcTGGATTGCAAATTTCGCACCATCCAGGTACATGTCAAACTTATTCAGTGCGAACATGATAGCCAGGCACTCTTTCTCTGTCACGGTGTAATTTCGTTCAGGTGATGTCAGCGTgcggcttgcaaatgccaccGGCCGAAGTTCACCTTCGTGCTGTTGTAACAACACTGCGCCCAGTCCATAATCGCTCGCGTCTGTCTGCATTACAAATGGGCGATTAAGATCTGGGAGATACAGACAGGTGATCTGCGCTATCGCTTCCGTCAGGGCGGAGAATGCATTCTCCTGTGCTTCTCCCCATGACCAGCGCGCACCTTTCCGCAGTAGCCAGGTTAGTGGCTGCGTCATGTCCGAACACCGCGGTATGAATTGTCTATAAAATCCAATCATaccaaggaagcgctgcaagctctTTACGTCCTGCGGGCGAGGGTAGTCTAGGATAGCCTTcagcttgtcctcgttcggcctgaccgtgccggactccactGTAAACCCTAGCAGGTCGATGCGGTTAGTCGCCAACTGCATTTTTCGAGGATTGACAGTCAACCCAGCAGCTTGCATACGTCCCAACACGACTTTCAGGTGtgaaaggtgttcctggaatgaacgtgaaaaaattactacgtcatccatATAAGCCATAGCGAAGTTGTACTTCGCATCGCCGAGCACCACGTCCATCATACGCTGAAAACTAGCCGGGGAATTGGACAGTCCGAAGGGAAGCCGGACGAACTCAAACagtcccctatgacaggtaaaggctgtcttTTCGACATCATTAGGTGCTATCGGTATCTGCAGGAATCCTCGACTGCAGTCCAAGATTGTAAACACGCGGGCTGATCCCAACGTGTACATGATCGAGTCTATAGAGGGAAATGGATACGAATCTCTCACCGTCACCTCGTTCAACCGGCGGTAGTCCACGCATAACCTTGCGGTTCCATCTTTCTTCGGAGCGAGTACCACCGGAAAGGCCCACGGGCTGCGCGAGGGTCTCACAGCACCCGTCTCGATCATTTCGTTCAGCGCAGCATCGAGCAACTTGCGCTTGTGGACGCTAAGCGGCCGCGGGTTGCATCTCCAaggccttgcgtcgccggtgTCTATGCCGTGTTCCAAGACTTCGGTCAAACCTGGTTTTTCCGTAAACATCCGGGAAAAGGGTAGCAATGCTTGCTCCAGCATTTCTCGTTGCTCTGAGGTTCCAGAGAACCCTTGCAGACCCTCATGCAAGGCAGCAGTTGCAACTACAGGCGTTTGGTATCCCGCTCCGTGATGCTCTTCAACGGGCAGTGATTGTCCAGCGCCGCGAAGTACTCGAGCGGCTTGCTGCTTAGTTTCATCGCTGTTGCCAGTCGGTTCCCGGTTTCGCTTTGAGCAGTCGTCCTGGGTTCCCTCACCAGTCCGGCGTTGGTCCGCTCCAGGGGTTGTCCACTCCAGGAATGGGTAGAAGGTACTGCTGCATGCATGCTGGTAGCCTCCGCGATGCAAGTCCAGGACAAGTCCCATCCGGATAATAaagtcgcgtcccaggatcatTGCTCCTGCCAGTCCAGGAAGGTAAACAAAGCGTTGTCTGACCCGATGTCCATCGACAGTCAAGGTAAGGCGTACCGCGCCACCGGCAGGTACAACCGCATCAGAGGCGAGCCTTAGGCGAGTCCTGGTCGTCCGTACCGAGATGTTCCGCTCCCGGCACCAGTCGTGGATGGTGTCGCCGATCAGGGAAACCGCTGCTCCGGTGTCCACCAAACCTGCAACGTCTTTGCCCAAAACGCGCACCACGATGAAAGGTCCAATGTTGCAGATGTCATCTTGCAATCGGCACGCAAGCGGGACCAAGGCCACTGTATTATCAGAAAAGATAGCACGGTTAGAAGTAACTTGCCTCTGATCAATGTTCGCTCCGGCCGACGACGGGAATTCGTAATCTGCGGTTACCGCCGCCGGCGTTCCGAGTTTCCCTGGGGGGTTCTTTCGGGGGTGGCCGAAGTACGATGTGGGCAGTCCCGACGGATGTGTCCGTGTTGCCCGCAACCGTAACAACGTGGTCTCCCAACGTTTAGTCCATTAGAGCGCGGTGGGGTTGATCCCTCAATCCTGTCGTTACGCCGGTATCCTGACGTTCGGCGACGTTCGCTACCGGTCTGTCCTGCGCTCCTCGAAGTCTCCTCAACAAGCCTCGCTCGGTTCCTTTGCTCGTGCGCAAAAGGATCGAGTGAGCGGTGTGAAGGACCTGCCGACGCTCCGCTATTCGGTCCTGCAGGCCAACGGGGATGCAGCTCCGTTGCCTGTACCGATGCGCCCCATGCACAACTAGGCTCAAGAGTCTCCTCCGGTCTAGGAGGTGGGCGGTAACGCAGCTCAGCTAGCAAGTCGGCCTGAATGCTGCGCGCTTCTGTAGCTAACTCCGACAGGGAAGTAAAACTTCGACCTCGTAAATATGGCTTGAACCGAGGGTGGCACTGTCGGATAACGCGTGCCACCTTCTCTTCTTCATCTACGAGAGGGTCCGCTCTCCGATACAGTTCCTGAATCGCCCGGATGTATTCCAAAAGGCTCTCATCACTATGCTGCGTTCGGGCTGCAAGCTCTTCGCGCATACGCATCGCGTAGTCTGGGGGGAGGAACTCGTCCCGAAACTGCTGCTTGAATACGCTCATCGAGAGAAATGGGGGCTGGGACCTACGCCACAAAGCAGCTGAGCTTACCAGCGCTGCGGGAAGTACTCGACGCAGAATGACGTCGTCGGTGGCTCCAACGGCAATTTGGTAAGCACTCAAGTCGGCGAGGAAATCTTCAGCCGACTTGGAATCGCTgtagcccgaaaatgtcggtaccGGCAAGTTCAGGCGCAGCTGCGTGTCCGGGGACGGCTGGGCGGCGGGCGTGCTGCTACCAAGCTGCTGCGTCAGTAACGTACAGAGGGATGCCATCTGTCGAAGCAAGTCCTCAGCCACTGGCGCAGGCTCGTCCTCGTCACTGTCTGGGTCGTGTTTCTTCCTGGGAGGCATCTCCGGTCGAAGGAACTGCGCTGCAACGCAGACGGCGGcagaacgaaaaaaataaacaaaaatgcACACTAACTGCAACTATGCCGTGCCCTCCGGGGAAAACGGTACGACGGGTCGAAAACAccaacgttgggcgccaattttGTGGGAACCTCGGAAGCGCCTGCTTCTTGACTGGTGCTACCCTGGCCTTTGCCAGCACTATGTTTGAAGAAGCGTCCGATCCGTTTGAAGAAGAGTCCGATGTTTTAATAACCAGGTACGCAACGGCGCCATACGCGTTCCAACTTgcgtcccagaaaacatgcaaCGATACATTCTTCGTCCACATGCCGTAGTACCTGTTGATCTTGATCTCGGTAAGGTACTGTAAGTCTTCACACCACCTTTCCCAACTCTCCTGTAGGTCCACCGGAATAGGTTGATCCTAAGTGAGACTTTGTTGCCACATTTTTTGCATGTAGATCCTTGCAGCGATCGTATACGGTGACATCAAACCTAGCTGGTCGTATATGCTTTGAGCCGTCTGCAACACCTTCCTCTTCGTCCATACAGCAGGCCTTCCACCTTGAAGAAGGTTGGTAGCATTGTAAAAGAGGGAGTCCTGTTCCGTATCCCACTTCATTCCCAGAACCTATATCACGCGGGAATCTCCAGCGAAGGGTGAGACTTCCTCCGGGTCCTGCACGTACTACGCGTTCAGCCGTGCTGAGTTGGAGGCTCATTTCCGCATGTTCATGCTTCCCTTCTGCATTATATTCTTTACCTCGTTGTACATGTTGATAGCGGCTTCCCCGCAGTCAGCACCAGATATAAAATCATCGACATACGTACGATCGTTCAAGAGTCTTGTTGTTTTCGGATATTCTACTTCGGACTCTCTCAGCAGTTTCTTCAATGTCGCCGCAAACAGGAATGTGCTAGGACCAGTCCCGAACGTGACTCTCGTCATTCGCCATATTTCCAACTTATCGTCCACTCCTGTGGGCATAGCTTGATACCAGAGGAATCGCAGGGCACCTCGGTCTCTTTTGTGGATGAGTATTTGGAGGAATGCCTTTTCTATGTCGGCAGTAAAAGCAACAACATGTAGTCTAAATCTCAGTAGGAGAACGCTTACATTCGGGTTCATATTGGGTCCGATGTGAAGATTCGTTCAAGCTGATTTCTTGAGTTTCATGAGCGGAAGCGTCAAACACGATACGACATTTCGTTGTAATGCGGTCCGTGCGAATGACCGCGTGGTGAGGTAAGGAGTACAGTGGTCTATCAACTTGATCGTGATTGTATTCGTTCTCTGGCACCTTTTCTGCGACGCCGTCAATTAGATATTTGCGGATAGCATCATCATACGTCTTGAGCAGGTCGGGCGTACGAAGTAAACGGTTCGTCAAACCTTTAAGTCGTTTCCGTGCGTTTCGTTCATTTGTTCCAAGGTCTATGTCGTCTTTCCAAGGTAGCCGTACTTCGTACCTTCCGTTGACGTTCCTGACGGTACTATTAAACCTGTTCAATACCTCACCTGCGGTTGTGTCGTCGAAATCAGCTTCGTCCTCTGGACCCCAAATGTTGTTAATGAATTGACGTTGCAGGCCTTGCCGAACACAGAGGATTGCAGCTTGCTCCTGGGCTTGAGAATTCATCGTGTCGTTTACGACGCCATGCACAAACCATCCTAATTCGGTGGGGGCACACACTAGATTATAATTAATTCTCCTGATGTCATCTTGCACGAGTGTCCAGTACCAATCGGTCCCAATGAGAATGGAGATAGGAAGTTCTTGATCTGCCGTGGTGACATTCGATGCTTCCTCAAGTAGGAAAGTGACCTTGAGATGCTCTTGATCGATGGCAGGAAGTACGTTGGCGCATATTTGCTGCGTTTGCAGCAGGTCAATTTCTACGGCAGTGCCCTGTGTAATTTGCAGCTTGACCGAAGTTTTGCTCAATGCCTTGGTGACTGTTGCTCCACCGAACGACCCTATGCTGATTTTTTCGACTCCGTGGGAGGGGCATCCTAATTGCTTCGCGAGCTCTTCGGTGATGAAACTGCGTTGGCTACCGCTGTCAAACAGAACGCGTACCCAGCATGTGTTTTCAGGTCCCTTCGCGCATGCCATTGTTGTGCCTAGAAATATCTTGCTTGACTGTTTAGAGGGAACTGCGGAGGCTGCTAAAACCACCTATCCCGAGGGGTCGACCGGAACGGTGTTGACTTGTACTTGCTGGGTACTCCTATTGCGTATGTAGTCTGGGTCACACAGGCTCGTAGCGTGTCTTCGGCTGCAAATGCGACACCTGATGTACGACTGACAGCGACTAGCAAGGTGATTTCGTCTCGTACATTTTAAACAGCATCTTGCTTCAATTAATAGCCGCTCCTTCTCCTGTAGTGGGATATCGCTGTCGCAAGTGACCGTCCGATGTTGATCTGATTTGCAAAATAAACACGATTCATCATTTGCCTTATTTGGTGTCCGTGAATTGTTTGCGTTTAAAAGAGCAGAAGCCGTTGGTATATCGGTGGTTTTGACCTTACGAATATTCGGTTTCCCTTCGTGCTTCTCCTCACCGGTATACCCTAATGCACGTTCCTTGGACACTATTTTTACTCGCAAGTAGTCCATCAGGTCCTGGAAGTCCTGGCTGTAAAGGTGTACCGCACTGCCACTGGCCACATCTGCGCCGCGACTACTGTCATTAAATTCTTGTCGTTCCTGATGTTCAACGACCATATCTTGGGGCAGCTTGCTTAAAATGATGGGTCTAAGTAGTGCGCTGTAGGCATCGGTTGATATGCCCAAAACCTGAAGGCTTCGTGCCCGTGATTGAATTTCATTATATAATTGCTgcagtttcgaaatatctgcagGATCCGTGGCTGGGACCATATTTGTCAGCTTCTTTATGTGCTCATCAGCTATGCGTGTGGATGGTCCATATTCCTTCTTGAGAAGTTCAATTGCCTCGTTATAGCAGCCCTCATTCAAATTTAATCCACGGATGAGATCAGCGGCGTTCCCAGTTAACAGAGACGTCAAGTAACAGAACTTCTCAGTGGCGGTAAGCGCGTTGTTGTGGTGTACTGCAACTTCATAACGTGTCCACAAAGGAAGTCATGCGTCTATGGCGCCATGAAACTTCGGGAGCTCCAATTTTGGCAACTTTATCTTATTGTCCCTATGGACAGAAGCAGCTGGAACGGGGCTGGGGTTCAAAGCCACCGAAGTCGACACGCCCGTCGAAACTTCTTGGGAGCGCAGATCCATGCGAGTGATGGTCTCCAAAATCTGATGGCGGTAGTCGGTCGTGGCAGTCATCTCGCGTTCATATTCTTCGTCAGAGAATTTATCCTTGAGCTCGCTGTCAACAGCCTTCACATCTCTGGAAATATCTTGGAGCTTATCTCTTAGTATAGCAATATCTTGCGCGGTTGCACCGCCAGCTCCCAATTTCTCGTCGATATTGTTCCTCAATCTTGTTGCTTGTGAGCGTAAAAATTTCCTGCCTCTCTTCAACTTGTCCATGGCCGACTCGATTCGAATATCCACGGGAGTAAGTCAAACCGTAAAACTCAACGTGGCCAACAATGCGAGAACCAGAGCCGTAATCCTTGTATCCTTCGTTCTTTTAACCTTGAgtatcctggtcacggcaccaaTTTCTGTCGATACCAAGTCGAGAAGAGACGTGACTAGTTACGACGATGTTTATTTCCAGAATGAATAACGCTCGCGACGGATGATAGTCAGGATGTGATGTGCGAGACATGCGCTCAGTTGTGTTGCACTCATGATGATCATGATATGTCCGTTGCATTAGCAAcactcccactaccaaccttcccgaaccacactctccgagtctcttcgttagctggactctcgccccttctccctatcgaaattgctctGTCCCTGGCCTAAtgcagcccagcaacgctctgcgctcaaagctcttctgacatttctggacaccatcggacttcgatcattattgtgaagggactcgttattttattccccactttcccaccagcaatggggtagggtatcgcctgtggcgatgaagctccctaCTCTCCAAacccaaaataaagttgttgttgttgttacgtcATACGGGGCTCGTTTCTCTCCTGCGCAACTGCTTTttccgactgtcttttgtatATTTTATTGCACAGTGACAACACGCTgtagagcgaaaatattttgcatggtgactccttgtggacagcttcacagatgaagcagggtttcgagtcatgttaaatgtcacttcctcCATGCTCCTTTAGGAAGtaaaagaaatctagtctgtcAGTGGGCTCTCagatattactgcgccgcagataggatggcagGGCACAGAGACATCACTCTCCCTCCTTTGCCAGATGATGTAATctatcatactcactctgcttccatATTGACTGTTAAAACTGGCTGCGTGACACTACGTGAGCCCTCCCTCATGGCGgagctgcagtatttctcctggcgcgctattgtctccttatctccaacggcgtatgtagataACAAACTTGATTTCTTttccttaagttgaacacgagtatAGTTGAGTCACCGCACGTGATCATCCGGCAGTGGGCCTTGCACTTCCTGCATAAATGCAGCTTCACAATAGTTTAGGTCTTATATGTGGGATACGGCTAACCCGGGCTATGAGCGGGTATCAAAACTTTTCGAAAACGAGATGTGTTTAAATGAGGATGCCAGCTTTCCCAGAAAAGCACTAACTAAAACGATTCGTAACTTTGATCAGCCAACCTGCACTCACAAAATATCCCTCAGATATTTTACGCAAGGCCATCTGTGGGAACAGCATCCACTCAACTTTCATAGTCTCAACATAAAAATGCTGCAGCACTTAAAGAAGCACCCAATAGCGCAGCTCTGTGTCCCCCTCTTGGCAGCGGGAAACAGTAGCCATTAGTGCACTAGAAAAGCAGTATAAAATTGCTCTTTCCACATGACTGCTATGCTTTCTTCAACTAGTTTTTATTTTCAGGTCGACACTCCTTGGTAGTCATGTGCAGGCCCAAGCTTAAAAAGGGGAGTGCAACTGCAAGGGTGAAATGGCATGGCTCACTTCTGAGCGAAAGTTTAATTCTCTTTTATTCAGCATCATCACCTTCGCTCTCCACACCAAAACCACTGAGTGCAGCCCCATTTCGGTGGCATCTGGACCTTGGCACTTGTGTGTAATGTTTGAATTCGGACTGTACTATTTTTACGTTCCTGTATATTGAGGCGAAAATCAGTTTCCTGTGCCTTACACAATTTGCTTCCTCTTAGCCCCTTGAAACTTGTTATGacgttcttctacgcttcgggAATGTACATTCTAATGTGCGTGTCATTGCCCATTTGCATTCATATGTATGTGGTTTGCGGTTTGTCTTCGTGGTCAACAGTAATGGTTCACTTGGTTATTTCGTTAACATTTTCTGGTTCACTTGTTCACTGTAACTATAACCCTGTAACCTTTATGTTGCATAATTGTGTTATACTCTACAGTCGCCACCTTGTGCTCAGGCTAGTCTTCATTTTCTATTTGTATTCCGCCTTGTGCAATTTGTGTTTTACATTGCCTATTGTCGTGCGCAAGGCACACTGAGCGTGTCCCAGCTAACATAAGCCAAGcctaaaaaaatatggagagctCTACATGGATCGAACAGTTGGTGGGCTAGAGTTGGTGGGAACAGTTCAGGTCACAACCTCtgaattttattttatgttCCCAGCCGCTTAGTTATGCACAGTTAATTTGCTAACTTTCTAATTACTCATTTAGGGCGGACTGCAAAGGTGTAGAGAGTGTTGAAAAACATGATTACTAATAGTGAATACTAATACTTAATAATACTGATTAATTATAAATAATTACTggcatatatattttttactgCTAGAATAAAGCGCTCAAGATACAAAATCATACCACATGACGACCTCCAGGCACAGCTCTGCTGTGTTTCGGTTGTACAGCCATCAAATGCATGATAAAGAAACAATGTTCCAGTTCCTTAAATGAGTTGTCAGCAGCTGTCTCTTCACGCCAAGCCCCCAGATAAGCTGAAGATAGTTCATTTCTCAGCACATGATTGAGGGCTGCACGACTGAAGTGCACTTGAGCTGTGTGTGCAGGTGGTTGTATGGCACATTTTCCAATTTCGTAAGCTGTCAAAAAGTCTGAGCAAGACATACGTTGGCGGAATCAACTCTGTTGGATGTTTCTCCACAAGCTCCACAACTTTACTCCTAGGCTCTAAAATTGAACTAAGTTACCAAATGAGTTATCCATAACTAATTATCTTGGCACATTTAATAAAGTATGGCAGTGTACGGCAGTCTGTGGACAGCCTACAAAAAGTTTGGTCCGTGCAGATGCGTTCCATCTTTTTTAAGGTTTGGTCCATGTGAGCTGGGACGCCCTGTACATTGGCATCGTTGATGTAGTCAGAatcacatttttgttgtggacTTTGCAATATACCTTGTGTCTCTGCTCCACATTGCTTTCCCTCAGGAATTCCGGCAGCAATTATGTGCTTAGGCCAAGCATTCTTTTACATTTCTTTTATTCCAGTTTTAAAGTTGATGTGTTACTGTGGGGTCTCGAGCAAGGCTGCTTGTTGCCGAATCCAAACCCTGCTCGCCAACATGTGTGTCTTTCATTTTTATCATAGATCTTTGTCATATCCTAGTCAATTGCTTTAATTTATATATCACCTATACCTACTTTGCAGTGTAttcatatgctttattttttgagcatatatatacagggtgcgtcatctacGTGTCATTTGAGCCGTGTAAGAAAACggctcaacagaaaaatatgggtTAAGCGGATACCTTCCAGTCATTCAATTTGCCACCTACTAAAATTACTTTTAACGACTTTTAATTGAAATACATGAATTTTTCTTAATTGAACTAAGAAATTTGCCTtgtcaatgtaacgtttttcttgctaaatCAGATAGAGCGTGGTTGAAATAGCCAAACCAACCGCAAAATATGTTATGTAGTACGGCGGTTATGTCCTGAAAAGTCGTCGGAAAATTTTGGTTTTTATTTGCACATTTGTCAGCAGCGTACTAAGTCGGCCGCAAAACAGCGGCATGAGGAAGGCATATCTATCCACCTGACAGAGCAGCTGCAGATAAGGAGGAGAAGGAACAAGAGACGCCGCGCGTATATGCAGATAAGCGTGTTTCCGATTGCTGGATGCGAAAGTTACCCTTGCCTTATTTTTCAGTTGCTCTGTCGATCAGGAGAGAGAGTGGTATACCCTCTCACGGCGCTGTTTTGCGGCTGACTTAATGCGTTGCTGAAATATGCGCAACTAAACCTCAATCTTCGGGCAATTTTTCTGGACATAACCACTGTACTACGAATGGTATTTtgggcagggtgtcgaaccgaacccgaacccgaaccgaaaaccgtacccgaaccgttatttttgccggaaccgaaccctaacccgaaccgaaattttcgaaacactgctgaacccgaaccggagcagaaccataaaaaataataacggtaaccggttcgcaacaaaacggttcggacatagaagtcagcacaagagttcctctctatccccgaacgaagacacaatGGTATCATcgtcacgcgcctatatcatgaatttcagaaattttcacctagcagtcagacgacgacgtatagtaagtatactttcagcatctttttaacatgttgaagctcagttgtccttgtgagtgcccAGGCTGGCGCCCCACGAacgcggtgatgcggcgtctactcttcagagacgaggtgccacgcggacgaatgcaacaggaatggagtaggccagttatgtagctctacacgacgaatatgtgatcaaataagcgcccaagatttctttttacacgtgagcagtaaaaattaaacaagtcagaaacatgagaagtggaaaaggagcgtacgcagaacggtgcctgtttgattggtcgtggttcgaaaagtaaatgtggttctgcttattggtagtgcagttgtgtcgtgatacattgccttggtgaggtggattaactagtacactgctgtgagctcggacagagtaaggctggcatgCTTATTtgcgacatgcttcagtacggtttcagatcgattcacgctacgaaggcagtgtgccggcaagtactgtcgtctatcttacgctgtccatcttattagccttcctttaagtttatcttgctggcactgtgcgtgtgaaaaagagattttgggaactgaaagtagcgggacaacaccgcttcatcagcgtggactctatttgcaataagtgttcatccatttcttatttctctcgctaaagagctacctcaccgctaaagacgtcaatgcagacaacagcagtaagctattagtcacgcatttcctgataaaagcagttttatggaacatacaaaacggaagcgttgaaccggttcgcgaaccggttcggggctgcgaaccggtttgcgaaccggttcggtttttggcgtggccgaaccggaactgaaccggaacgaaatcaaaacaacgcgaacccgaacccgaaccgaacccgtattttttgcggttcgacaccctgatttt
Coding sequences within it:
- the LOC135376085 gene encoding uncharacterized protein LOC135376085, producing the protein MACAKGPENTCWVRVLFDSGSQRSFITEELAKQLGCPSHGVEKISIGSFGGATVTKALSKTSVKLQITQGTAVEIDLLQTQQICANVLPAIDQEHLKVTFLLEEASNVTTADQELPISILIGTDWYWTLVQDDIRRINYNLVCAPTELGWFVHGVVNDTMNSQAQEQAAILCVRQGLQRQFINNIWGPEDEADFDDTTAGEVLNRFNSTVRNVNGRYEVRLPWKDDIDLGTNERNARKRLKGLTNRLLRTPDLLKTYDDAIRKYLIDGVAEKVPENEYNHDQVDRPLYSLPHHAVIRTDRITTKCRIVFDASAHETQEISLNESSHRTQYEPECKRSPTEI